In Alphaproteobacteria bacterium, the genomic stretch CGATCGGGGTCCAGACGGCGATGGCCGGGCCGAGGCCCATCGGGAATTGCATCGCCGCCATCCAAAACAATACCTGCAACACGGAGTTGTTCTGCGTGAGTTCTTTGGTGGCGATATGGGCGCAGGCGAAACCGAATGCGCTGACAAGAACGACCAGCGATGCGGCGGTGAACGATTCGAATCCCGGCCGCAGGATGATCAGCATCCCGGCAATGCCGAGGACGATCGCCACCCCGCGCCCCCGGTTAAGGCGTTCGCCCAGCAGCAAGACCGCCAGAAGGGCAACCCAAATCGGCGCGGTAAATTCGATCGCAAAGACGTTGGCCAGGGGCAGGACGGCGATCCCGAAGTACCAGGCATAGCTCGCCCCAAAATGCAGCGTGTTGCGAACGCCATGCAGCCGCCATTGGGCGGTTCGGACGCTCGACCAACCCCGCCACATCACGATCGGGCCCAGGATTGCGAGGCCGACCGCGGCACGCAGAAACAGGATTTGGAACACCGGCAACCCACCGTCGGTGAGGTGGCGGGTGGCGACGCCAACCATCGAGAACGCCATCAGCGTCCCGGTCATCCATAGCGCCGCGCGCAGAACCGGAGAATTGGTCACGGGGCGCCTCAGAAGGCCGGCGACGACGCCCGACGCCGCGGGTCTATGACCCGAGGCCTAGCGATCCAGGATTGACCGCACTGTCGGGGTCGAGCAAGGCTTTGATTCCTTCGATCAGCTTCCATGTCGCCGGGTCGCGGCTTTCGCGGTACCGATACATCTTGCCGATTTGCAGGTGGGTCCCGCCGTGTTCCATGAACAGATCCGCGAGGTCGTTGCGGATTCGGGCCATGGCGTTGCGCGCCTTGAGGTTCTCGGGGAACTTCTTGAGTTTGGCGTAGTGGGCGTCCTCGATGTAGCGCTCGTGAATCTGATAGTGCGAGTCGGGCCAAAAGAACGTCGGTTCGATCAGCGTCGCGGTGGTGCCGATCGTCGAGGTGAGGTAGCCCCATTGAATCCCATTCTCTTCGACCATCGCGGCGTTGGCGTTGAAATAGGCATCCAACGCGGCGAGCATCGCCGAGATACGGGAGTGTGGCAGGATCACGTGGATCGGAACCCAACGCTCGCCTTCAGGCCCGAGCAGCCGATTGGTCGGCAGGAACGGATTGGCGCGGACCAGCTTGGGCAGGCTGTTCTCGATTTCCTTGCCGCCATGCTCGCTGGCAATGGCCCTTACGCGTCGCAGCGCACTCTCGACATCCGCGTCGTCGCGACCTTCGATGACCGTGTGCATGCCATAGCTGACGCCCTCCATGAAGCGCCGCCCAGCGACGGCAATCTTGGCAGCATCCCGTAGGCCGCCGATTAGGGTTTTTCCGGATTTCGCGACGGCGGCCAACGACTTTACGTCCTGGGCCAATCCTTCGAATTTGAGCCGCAGGCCCAGCAAGAAAGGGTCGAAGCCATAGCATTCTTCGGCGAGGCGTTCGCGCGCAACCTGCGCCATCGCGGCAAACATTTGCTTGTCCGTTTCGAACGAAAACGACGCGAAGCGCTGTTCCGCGGCAAACGGTATCAGCCGCAATGTCGCTTGGAGCTTGAACCCCAGCGCGCCGGTATCGCCCAGGAACAACCCAGTAAGATCGGGGCCGTAGGTGCGGAAAAACGGCGACGGGTTGTGGGCCGCGGCACTGGAGCCGGTGCGCACAACTGTACCGTCGGCGAGGGCTACTTCCAGCGAAAGGACCGCATCGGCCGCGGTGCCGTGGATGCTGGATCCAAAAAAGATGCTGTTCTGGGATAGGGCGCCGCCCACGGTGGCATACATGCCCGAGAACGGCCCGAAATAGGGCGTCCGGAGCCCCCGCGCTTTCAGGGCCTCATAGAGTCTCTTCCAGGTCGTCCCGCACTCGACGGTGACGTACATGTCTTCTGCGTTGATCTCCACGATCTTGTCGAGGCGGCGCGTATCGACAATAACCGAGTCTTCCCGGGTCGGCCGGTAGCCCCCGGTATAGGACATCCCGCCGCCGCGGGGGACGACCGCAAATCCGGCGCGGGTCGCCAAGCCGACGGCCTTCGCGAGTTCCTCTTTGCTGCCCGGAGCGACGACAAACGCCGCCACGGCGTCGGCTCGGTAGAAGATGTCGGTCGAAAAGAACTCCCGTTCCTTTTCGTCGGTGACGACATGTTTGTCCCCCAAAAGGGCGCGCAACTCGCCGATTACCTGTGCCTGGTTGTCGCCGATCTCAGCCTGCGCCATCGAAACCTCCCTATCCCGAAATTCAAGCCCACTATACCATGATCGGGTTGCGGCAAACGTGTTCGGACGCTCCATGCAGACTTACAAGCATCTTTTCTCGCCGGTCCGACTGGGGCCCATGACGCTCAAAAACAGAGTTGTTATGAGCGGTCACCACATGGGCTTGGCGGACGGTAACGGCGTCGTCGGCAAGCGGCTGCACGCCTATATGGTTGCCCGGGCGCGGGGCGGCGCGTCAATGGTCGGGCTTGAGTCTTCGCCGGTTCACCCGTCGTCGGTAAAGGGCGTCCGTCCGCATCTGTTCGACGATGCCGTCGTGCCCGGCCTGCGGGATTTAGCCGACGAGGTACACGCTGCGGGCTCACGCCTGTCGGTGATCCTCTGGCATGCCGGTCACAACATGACCCACCTTGGCGGGGCGGCGGCGTGGGCACCGTCGGTCGTACCTTCGGCGCAGTTCAACGATTTGCCCAAGGCGATGACGGCAAGCGACATCAAATCCCTCGTCGCAGCCTATGGCGCGGCAGCTAGTCGGTGCCGAGCTGCCGGCCTAGACGCGCTTGAGGTGCAGACCTCGTCCGATTACCTCCTGGGTTCCTTTCTAAACCCTCTCTTTAATCGGCGGACCGACGCGTATGGCGGGTCGTTTGAGAACCGACTACGCCTCGTCCGTGAGGTGTTGACCGCCGTGCGGGAGGCGGTCGCCGGCGAGCTCGCGATCGGCATCAGAACCTCGGTCGCCCACAGCATTGTTGGAGAGGAGGGCAGTTATGGCGAGGCCGAGTCGCTAGCGGCGATGCAAGCCGTCGTTGGGGATGGATTGGTCGACTATGTCAGCCTGATCACCGGTTCCCACTTCACCTTGGCTGACCTCATGCCACCGATGACGTGGCCGGAAGCGCACCTCCGCCGTGTTGGCTCCCGCTTTCGCGTGGCTTTGGGCGCGCCGGTCATGGTTGCGGGTAGTTTCCGTGCGCCCCAGGAGATCGAAGAGGCAGTTGCGACCGGCGATGCGGATATCGTTGCCATGGCGCGGCCCTGGATTGCCGATCCGAATTGGCTGGAAAAAGTCCGCGACGGTCGAGAACGGGCGATCCGCCCGTGCATCTCCTGCAATCAAGCCTGCACGTTCGCCCAACGTGGGGTTGGTCCGGCGACCTGTGTCGTTAATCCGAGGGCCGGTCGGGAGGCAGAGCGGCCGAAACGACCGCGCATATCTCGCCCGCAATCCATTGCGGTGATCGGTGGTGGGCCGGCCGGCTTGGAGGCTGCGCGCGCTGCGGCGATCCGCGGGTACGACGTGACGCTCTACGAGGCCGCCGCGACGTTAGGCGGTCAAATGGCGTTGGCCGGCCGCGCGCCGCACCGCGCCCCAATTCTAAGCGCGATCGGATGGTGGACCGAGCAACTCTCCGACCTGGGCGTTGTGCTCAAGCTCAACGCGAAGATTTCTCCCGAGACGCCGCCGGAAGCGGATCGGTTGATTTGGGCGATCGGTAGTGTGCCGGCGCAAAGTGCCGTGTGGCGTCGCAGACCTCATTTGATCTCCGGCATTCCCGGTGCAGACCGACTTCCACACGGCCGGGATGTCCTCGTCGGGACCGCCGAAGCGCGGGGCCGCGTCCTGATCGTCGACGAGGAGAACGGCTGGCCGACGATTTCGCTTGCTGAGACGTTGATCGGTGCGCCCGGTGTCGATGCGGTCACGATTGTGACCGCCGTCGCGCATCCGGCGTTGCCAGATTTACTTTTCACCGTGGAGATATCCGAGGTTGCTGCTCGGTTGAATGCCGCCGGTATAGGCATCGTTGCTGGCGAAACAGTAGCTGCTGTCGACGACGAGACGGCAACCCTTTCTTCGGGGCGCACCTTGGGCCCCTTCGATACGATCATCCTGTCGACAGGGACATTGCCGCGACCGATTTCCGAATCAGCGTTAGCAATCGGCGATTGTGTCGCTCCACGGGGGTTCTGGGCCGCGACAGACGACGCTGCGCGCCTCGTCCATTCGATTTAGGCGGCGAAGGGGCGGTCGCCGCGCACCGTCGTGCGGTGCATATGCCGGGCAAACCGCGTGTCGTAGGTCGTCGCGTGATGCATGGTGCAGCGGTTGTCCCAAAAGATCAGGTCGTGGGGCTGCCAAACGTGGCGGTACTGGAATGCCGGCTGTGTCATGTGCGCGATCAATCCCTCGAGCAGACTGGCGGCCTCGTCCTCCGGTAATCCCTCGATACGCAGGGTGAACCCGGGATTGATGTAAAGCGCTTTGCGGCCGGTCTCCGGGTGCGTGCGAACAACGGGGTGAACGACCTCGCGCAGTTGCGCTTTCTGTTCGTCGGTCAGCGTGTCGCGCGCGTAGCCGGATGGGGTTTTGCCCTCGAAACTCGCAACATAGGAATGCGACGCGCGAAGATTGGCGATTCGAGCTTTTGTTGCATCCGGTAGTGTCTCGTAAGCCGTGTACATGTTGCAAAACAGGGTGTCGCCGCCCTGCGGCGGGATCTCTACCGCGTAGAGAAGGGAACCCAACGGCGGTTCCTCGACGTAGGACATGTCCGAATGCCAGTAGCGGCCCGCATCTTCGAATCCCATGGCCCGTCCGTCAGGATGCTTCTTGTTGGACAGGACCAGGACTTCCGGATGATCCGGCAGCAGGTACTCGGCTTTGACGTGCACCATCAGGTCGCCGAAACGTTGGCTGAAGGCGACGTGCTGGGCCGGGGAGAGGCGTTGGTCCCGGAAGACGATGACACTGTGGTCCAGCAACGCCCGGTGGACCTGCGCGAAATCCGCCTCGCCGAGCGGGCTGGATAGGTCGGCGCCGGTAATCTCGGCGCCCATGACGGGCGATAGGGGGCTAACGATCATGTTCATGTGTCCCGTCAACTCGCGGCGTTATTTCTGGGCCATGAGAACCCACCATTTCATACCATAGGCGTGGGTGTTGCCGTAAAGCGAGGTGCGGGCGTAGCCGGCTTCCCCGAAGACGCTGGGCACAAGTTCTTCTGCGATAGATTCCGACTTGAAACCGGCATCCCGCGCCAGCGCCGACATGTCCATATCGCGCATCTTGCTGCGGAAGGGTTCGGCGTTGAAGTGCGTCGTCCAGTCGCGCTGGAACTGGTCGTAAGGTTCGGGCCAGTACTTATTGAACTCCGGAACGTCGCCATGGACCATGTAACCGCCTGGCTTCAGGAGGCGGTAGCACTCCGCGATGATATGGGGGATCGCCTTTTGCGACGTTTCGTGGAACAGGATCATTGACGTGACGAGATCGAAGCTTTCGTCGGGGTAGTCCGTACGTTCGGCGTTCTGCTGGGAGAAATGAACCGCCTTTCCGAGCGATTCGGCTCGGGCATGGGCGTAGCGGAGCATCGGCGCGCCGAGATCGCAGCCATGAATCTCTGCTGCGGGAAAGGCCTCGGTGAGACCGAGCGTTTGATGACCGACGCCGCACCCAAGATCGAGAATACGCTTGGGCTCGAACGCCGGCATGTTGTCGCGAAAATAGGCGCCTACCGTGACCCCGACATCGTCGGTCATCGGGCCCTGTCCGCCCATGCCGTACTGATAGGCGCCGATATCGTACAACGCGCCCGCGAAGACATCGTCCTTCGCGAGTTCGACGTGATACCCGCCCGGTTGGCAGTGGATATGGATTTCGCTGTTGTAGCGGGGGATCGCGAGAGTGGGATCGAGCCGCAACGATCCCTTCGTGTCCTTGCGCTCGGCCGCGGCCCGGGCCCGCTCGGTCAAGGTATCGAGTTGCCGTCCGGCGCGTTCGCCGAGCCCCTCCCACATCAGTTCCTGGCCCGACCGGTTTAGCGAACTCCAGGTCTGCCAGTAGGGGTCGTCGCGCATGACCCGCGCCACTTCGCGGGCGGAGTTCGGTTCGCGCCCATGGGATTTCCGGAACGTCGGTGCGCCCCTGGTCTCGAACGCCTGTTTGTTGCCCGGACCGAGGCCCGTCAAGACATGAACCTTGAGACTGGTAACGAAATCCTGCCGCGACACCTCGTCGTGGTGTTCGTCCGGCAGAATGGCGTGCGACGCTTGGCCCTTCATGGTCGGCCCTCCCGGTTAGGCTGCGAGGGCCAAAGTCTAGCACTCCGGATCGCGCCGGGGTATGTGGTCGATTGGCCGACAGGAGTTCCTTTCCGTCACTCGGGGTTTGGGCTACCGTCCGGTTCTCCAACTGATTTCTCGGGAAATGAGGCAGCAATGAAAAAGGCGCAGGATTCGGTGGTTATCGTGGGGCTGGCGCGCACGCCGATCGGCAATTTTCAGGGCGGCCTCTCCAGCGTCGAGGGGCCCGTACTCGGCGGTGCGGCGATCGAAGCGGCCTTGGCCCGTGCCGGTGTTGCGCCTGAGGATGTCGACGACGTGATCATGGGCTGCGTGCTCCCAGCCGGTATGGGGCAAGCGCCGGCGCGCCAGGCTGCGTTGGCAGGCGGGATTCCCCTTGGCGTCGGTGCAACGACCATCAACAAGATGTGTGGGTCGGGCATGCGGGCGACCATGATGGCCGCGGATCAGATTCTTGCGGGGTCGGCGTCGATCATGGTGGCGGGCGGTCTCGAGAGTATGTCCAACGCACCTTATTTGCTCGACAAGGCGCGGGGCGGCTACCGCCTCGGTAACGGGAAAATCTACGACCACATGTTCCTTGATGGCCTCGAGGACAAGATCGAACAGCCCGGCAAGTTGATGGGGGCCTTCGCCGAAGATACCGCCGAACAGTACCAGTTCACCCGCGAGCAGCAGGATACGTTTGCTGTCGCCTCTTTGGCCCGGGCAAAGACGGCAAACGAAGACGGATCGTTCGAAGCAGAAATTGTTCCGGTGACGGTCAAGACGCGGTCGGGCGAAACCGTTGTGTCCAACGACGAGCTTCCTTTTACTGCCAAACTCGAAAAGATCCCGCAGTTGAAGCCCGCGTTCCGTGACGGCGGAACGGTCACCGCGGCGAACTCATCGGCCATCTCGGATGGGGCGTCGGCGATCGTTCTGATGCTTGAATCCGAGGCGTTGCGGCGCGGGTTGACGCCGCTTGCGCGGATCGTGGGCTACACTACCCATAGCCAAGAGTCTTCGAAGTTCACCACCGCGCCGATCGGAGCGATCAACAAATTATTCGAGAGAACCGGGTGGTCCCGGGACACGGTCGATCTGTTCGAGGTCAATGAGGCCTTCGCGGTTGTGACGATGGCGGCCATGAAGGACATCGGGATCGACCACGACCGGATGAACGTGCACGGCGGGGCCTGCGCACTGGGTCATCCCGTTGGCGCATCGGGTGCCCGGATCATCACCACGCTATACCACGCGCTGGCGAAGAACGGCCTGAACAAGGGCGTGGCAAGCCTGTGCATCGGTGGCGGTGAGGCCACTGCAATTGCGATCGAGCGGTTCGCCGCCTGAACGGTCCAGCGGTAGTCCCAGGTGTCGCGCCAACGCATCGGTTCGGGAAGTACCTGGGAACAGAAGTACGGCTATTCGCGGGCTGTCGTCGATGGCGATTGGGTTTTCGTCTCGGGTTGCACCGGGACCGATTACGCGACCAGCGAGATCGTCGACGGGGCGGCGGCGCAGGTCGCCCAGGCGTTCAAAAATATCGATGCCGCCCTGCGGGAAGCCGGCAGCGAACGTGAGGATATCGTTCAAGCCCGGTACTACATCGCCGACCGGGCAGACGTGGACCTCGTTCTCTCGGCCATTGGGGTCGCGTTGGCGGCTGTTCGACCGGCTGCGACGGCTGTGATCGCGCCGCTGATCGACCCCAAGATGAAGATCGAAATCGAAGTCGTGGCGCGAAAACGCTAATGACCGAGCCGATCCTCTTCTACCCCGCGTTCGGCTCGCCGTATTCCTATATCGCGGCCCAACTGATCGACGAGGTCGGGCAAAAACGTAACCGCCCGGTTCTGTGGCGACCGGTTCGCCTAAGCACGATCTTGAAGCGTCCCGGTGCAACGCCTACGCCAATCCCGCCGGAAAAGCTCGCCTATTGGCGCCACGATGCGGCCCGAGTCTGCCGCCTTCGCGGTTTACCCTTTGCCCGGCCCGAAGGGGTCGATCCGCCGTTCGATTGCGATGAGCTCTACAACGTGTGCTACGCCCTTGCCGACGGCAACGAGGCGCAACTGCGCACGATCACGCTGGCAGCGTTGTCGGTGATCTGGGCCCAGGGTCAGGCGCTCAAGGACATCGATGCGATCGTTGCGGGCATGCGGCGGTTCAACCTCTCCAGTGCGCTGGTGACACGGTACGCGAACAGCGCAAATGGGCAGGCCCAGCATCGGGCGACCATCGAAGCGGCCACGGCAACGGGGATGATGGGAGCGCCCTGGATCGCCGTTGGTGACGAAGCGTTTTGGGGGCACGACCGGATCCCTTATCTCGATCAATGGCTGTCGGTGGGCCGTGGAAAAGGCGGGACCGGCCGTCCGCAACCGGTCTTGGTGCGCCCGAACGATACCTGAGCCCATTTTGATGTCGGCGTTCGCAGTGGCGGCGGAACGGGGGTTGGCCTACAATTCCGTATGACCCAAAACATTGATTTCTATTTCGACTTCGCGTCCCCGTACGGCTACTTAGCGAGCGTCCAGATCGATGCGTGGGCCGAAGCACGTCGTTGCGAGGTCACGTGGCGCCCGATGATGCTGGGCGCGGCTTTCAAGGAGGTCGGTACAGGGCCACTCACCGCCTATCCGATCAAAGGGAAGTACGCCGGGTTGGATATCGCGCGCACCGCCCGGTCGCTGGGGGTGAGATGCAAGTTCCCGGACGGGTTTCCGCACGGCACGGTGGCCGCGGCGCGGGGGTTCTATTGGCTAATCGGTCAAGATGCGAAAACGGCTAAGACCTTCGCCCATGCATTCTTCAGCGCCTATTTTGGCGAAGGGCGCGATGTGAGCGGCGCCGAGGCAACCGCGGACGTTGCGGCCTCGGTTGGCGTGGACAAAGCCGCGTTCGAAGCGGCGATCCAAACTCCGGCCATCAAGGAACGGCTTAAGGAAGAAACGACCGCGGCTTTGGCGCGCGGCGTCTTTGGCGCGCCGTTCTTCTTCATCGGGGACGAACCGTTCTGGGGTTCCGACCGTCTGGATCAGATGTCGCGTTGGCTGGAGACCGGCGGCTGGTAAGCCCATGACGGTCCTTCGAACCGCCTTCAAAACGAAGGACGACGTGTTTCTCGCCAACGCCGCGCACATGCGCGGGTTAGTCGATGACCTTCGCGCACGCACCGCAAAAATAGCCGAAGGCGGTGGCGACTCCAGCCGGGCGCGCCACACGGGGCGGGGCAAGTTGTTTGTGCGCGATCGGATCGCTCTTCTTCTCGATCCTGGCTCTCCCTTCTTGGAGTTTTCGGCATTGGCGGCGCACGGTGTCTACCCGGAAGCGGTTCCGGCCGCGGGCATTGTCACCGGGATCGGGCGCGTGAGCGGGCTTGAGTGTCTGATCGTGGCCAACGATGCAACGGTCAAGGGCGGTAGCTACTATCCGCTCACGGTTAAGAAACACCTACGCGCCCAACAGATCGCGCTAGAGAACAACTTGCCGTGCATCTACCTCGTCGATTCGGGCGGCGCCAATCTGCCGAACCAGGACGAGGTTTTTCCCGACCGTGAACACTTCGGGCGCATCTTCTTCAATCAAGCCAACATGTCCGCCCAAGGTATCCCGCAAATTGCGGCCGTGATGGGGTCCTGTACGGCCGGTGGCGCCTATGTCCCCGCGATGGCCGACGAGAGCGTCATCGTGAAAGGTACCGGCACGATCTTTCTTGGCGGCCCGCCGTTGGTGAAGGCCGCGACCGGTGAGGTCGTGAGTGCGGAGGATCTGGGCGGCGCCGACGTTCACGCCCGTCACTCCGGTGTCGCGGACCATTACGCCGAAAGCGACGAACATGCCCTCGGCATTGTGCGCCGCATCGTCTCGAACCTTAATCGCGGCGGAACGCCGCCGAACACGTCGCGAGCGGTGGCCGAACCGATCTACGAGTCCCATGAGCTCTATGGCGTCGTGCCGCGGAACCTCCATACGGCGTTCGACGTTCGGGAGATCGTTGCCCGAGTTGTCGACGGCAGTGAATTCGACGAGTTCAAACCGCTTTACGGAGCGTCGTTGGTCACCGGGTTCGCCCATTTGCATGGCTATCCCGTCGGCATTTTAGGGAATAACGGCATCCTCTTCTCGGAATCGGCGCTCAAGGGCGCGCACTTTATCGAGCTGTGCTGTCAGCGCCGGATTCCGTTGATCTTCCTGCAGAACATCACCGGATTCATGGTGGGCCGAAAGTACGAAGCTGGCGGCATCGCCAAGGACGGCGCCAAGATGGTGATGGCCGTTGCCAATGCCCAGGTGCCGAAGATCACGGTGATCGTTGGCGGCTCGTTTGGTGCAGGCAACTATGGGATGTGCGGGCGGGCCTACGATCCGCGGTTCCTGTGGATGTGGCCCAACGCGCGCATCTCCGTGATGGGCGGCGACCAAGCTGCCGGCGTCCTGACGCAGATACAACGCGATGCCCAGGAAGCGCGGGGCGCGACCGTCGATACGGTGGCCGAAGACGCACTCGCATCGAAAATCCGCGACCAGTACGAGACCCAGGGCCACCCGTACTATGCAAGCGCTAGGCTATGGGACGACGGTGTGATTGACCCGGCCGATACGCGGATGGTGCTGGGCCTGTCGCTCGCTACTGCCATGAACGCGCCGATCGGAAATACCCGGTTCGGCGTCTTCCGGATGTAAACATGCAACGCCGACACCTTCTGCTGGATACCGATACGAATGGTGTCGCGACGATCACCTTCGACCGGCCCGAGGTTCATAACGCCTTCGATGACGAGATGATCGCCAGCCTTGCGTCCGTCTTCACCGAATTGCGCGGCGATGCCGGTGTACGTGTCGTGGTCATTGCGGGTCGAGGGAAGTCGTTTAGTGCGGGCGCCGATCTGAACTATATGAAACGCGCCGCGCAGTTTTCCCAAGAGGAAAACGTCGCGGATGCACTGCGCCTTGGGCGGATGCTGTTGTCGCTGCGCACCTTGCCAGCGCCAACCGTTGCGTTGGTCCAGGGCGCCGCTTACGGTGGGGGCGTGGGG encodes the following:
- a CDS encoding RidA family protein yields the protein MSRQRIGSGSTWEQKYGYSRAVVDGDWVFVSGCTGTDYATSEIVDGAAAQVAQAFKNIDAALREAGSEREDIVQARYYIADRADVDLVLSAIGVALAAVRPAATAVIAPLIDPKMKIEIEVVARKR
- a CDS encoding FAD-binding oxidoreductase, which translates into the protein MAQAEIGDNQAQVIGELRALLGDKHVVTDEKEREFFSTDIFYRADAVAAFVVAPGSKEELAKAVGLATRAGFAVVPRGGGMSYTGGYRPTREDSVIVDTRRLDKIVEINAEDMYVTVECGTTWKRLYEALKARGLRTPYFGPFSGMYATVGGALSQNSIFFGSSIHGTAADAVLSLEVALADGTVVRTGSSAAAHNPSPFFRTYGPDLTGLFLGDTGALGFKLQATLRLIPFAAEQRFASFSFETDKQMFAAMAQVARERLAEECYGFDPFLLGLRLKFEGLAQDVKSLAAVAKSGKTLIGGLRDAAKIAVAGRRFMEGVSYGMHTVIEGRDDADVESALRRVRAIASEHGGKEIENSLPKLVRANPFLPTNRLLGPEGERWVPIHVILPHSRISAMLAALDAYFNANAAMVEENGIQWGYLTSTIGTTATLIEPTFFWPDSHYQIHERYIEDAHYAKLKKFPENLKARNAMARIRNDLADLFMEHGGTHLQIGKMYRYRESRDPATWKLIEGIKALLDPDSAVNPGSLGLGS
- a CDS encoding TauD/TfdA family dioxygenase; this encodes MIVSPLSPVMGAEITGADLSSPLGEADFAQVHRALLDHSVIVFRDQRLSPAQHVAFSQRFGDLMVHVKAEYLLPDHPEVLVLSNKKHPDGRAMGFEDAGRYWHSDMSYVEEPPLGSLLYAVEIPPQGGDTLFCNMYTAYETLPDATKARIANLRASHSYVASFEGKTPSGYARDTLTDEQKAQLREVVHPVVRTHPETGRKALYINPGFTLRIEGLPEDEAASLLEGLIAHMTQPAFQYRHVWQPHDLIFWDNRCTMHHATTYDTRFARHMHRTTVRGDRPFAA
- a CDS encoding class I SAM-dependent methyltransferase, producing the protein MKGQASHAILPDEHHDEVSRQDFVTSLKVHVLTGLGPGNKQAFETRGAPTFRKSHGREPNSAREVARVMRDDPYWQTWSSLNRSGQELMWEGLGERAGRQLDTLTERARAAAERKDTKGSLRLDPTLAIPRYNSEIHIHCQPGGYHVELAKDDVFAGALYDIGAYQYGMGGQGPMTDDVGVTVGAYFRDNMPAFEPKRILDLGCGVGHQTLGLTEAFPAAEIHGCDLGAPMLRYAHARAESLGKAVHFSQQNAERTDYPDESFDLVTSMILFHETSQKAIPHIIAECYRLLKPGGYMVHGDVPEFNKYWPEPYDQFQRDWTTHFNAEPFRSKMRDMDMSALARDAGFKSESIAEELVPSVFGEAGYARTSLYGNTHAYGMKWWVLMAQK
- a CDS encoding FAD-dependent oxidoreductase, coding for MQTYKHLFSPVRLGPMTLKNRVVMSGHHMGLADGNGVVGKRLHAYMVARARGGASMVGLESSPVHPSSVKGVRPHLFDDAVVPGLRDLADEVHAAGSRLSVILWHAGHNMTHLGGAAAWAPSVVPSAQFNDLPKAMTASDIKSLVAAYGAAASRCRAAGLDALEVQTSSDYLLGSFLNPLFNRRTDAYGGSFENRLRLVREVLTAVREAVAGELAIGIRTSVAHSIVGEEGSYGEAESLAAMQAVVGDGLVDYVSLITGSHFTLADLMPPMTWPEAHLRRVGSRFRVALGAPVMVAGSFRAPQEIEEAVATGDADIVAMARPWIADPNWLEKVRDGRERAIRPCISCNQACTFAQRGVGPATCVVNPRAGREAERPKRPRISRPQSIAVIGGGPAGLEAARAAAIRGYDVTLYEAAATLGGQMALAGRAPHRAPILSAIGWWTEQLSDLGVVLKLNAKISPETPPEADRLIWAIGSVPAQSAVWRRRPHLISGIPGADRLPHGRDVLVGTAEARGRVLIVDEENGWPTISLAETLIGAPGVDAVTIVTAVAHPALPDLLFTVEISEVAARLNAAGIGIVAGETVAAVDDETATLSSGRTLGPFDTIILSTGTLPRPISESALAIGDCVAPRGFWAATDDAARLVHSI
- a CDS encoding carboxyl transferase domain-containing protein codes for the protein MTVLRTAFKTKDDVFLANAAHMRGLVDDLRARTAKIAEGGGDSSRARHTGRGKLFVRDRIALLLDPGSPFLEFSALAAHGVYPEAVPAAGIVTGIGRVSGLECLIVANDATVKGGSYYPLTVKKHLRAQQIALENNLPCIYLVDSGGANLPNQDEVFPDREHFGRIFFNQANMSAQGIPQIAAVMGSCTAGGAYVPAMADESVIVKGTGTIFLGGPPLVKAATGEVVSAEDLGGADVHARHSGVADHYAESDEHALGIVRRIVSNLNRGGTPPNTSRAVAEPIYESHELYGVVPRNLHTAFDVREIVARVVDGSEFDEFKPLYGASLVTGFAHLHGYPVGILGNNGILFSESALKGAHFIELCCQRRIPLIFLQNITGFMVGRKYEAGGIAKDGAKMVMAVANAQVPKITVIVGGSFGAGNYGMCGRAYDPRFLWMWPNARISVMGGDQAAGVLTQIQRDAQEARGATVDTVAEDALASKIRDQYETQGHPYYASARLWDDGVIDPADTRMVLGLSLATAMNAPIGNTRFGVFRM
- a CDS encoding acetyl-CoA C-acyltransferase → MKKAQDSVVIVGLARTPIGNFQGGLSSVEGPVLGGAAIEAALARAGVAPEDVDDVIMGCVLPAGMGQAPARQAALAGGIPLGVGATTINKMCGSGMRATMMAADQILAGSASIMVAGGLESMSNAPYLLDKARGGYRLGNGKIYDHMFLDGLEDKIEQPGKLMGAFAEDTAEQYQFTREQQDTFAVASLARAKTANEDGSFEAEIVPVTVKTRSGETVVSNDELPFTAKLEKIPQLKPAFRDGGTVTAANSSAISDGASAIVLMLESEALRRGLTPLARIVGYTTHSQESSKFTTAPIGAINKLFERTGWSRDTVDLFEVNEAFAVVTMAAMKDIGIDHDRMNVHGGACALGHPVGASGARIITTLYHALAKNGLNKGVASLCIGGGEATAIAIERFAA
- a CDS encoding 2-hydroxychromene-2-carboxylate isomerase, giving the protein MTQNIDFYFDFASPYGYLASVQIDAWAEARRCEVTWRPMMLGAAFKEVGTGPLTAYPIKGKYAGLDIARTARSLGVRCKFPDGFPHGTVAAARGFYWLIGQDAKTAKTFAHAFFSAYFGEGRDVSGAEATADVAASVGVDKAAFEAAIQTPAIKERLKEETTAALARGVFGAPFFFIGDEPFWGSDRLDQMSRWLETGGW
- a CDS encoding DsbA family protein — translated: MTEPILFYPAFGSPYSYIAAQLIDEVGQKRNRPVLWRPVRLSTILKRPGATPTPIPPEKLAYWRHDAARVCRLRGLPFARPEGVDPPFDCDELYNVCYALADGNEAQLRTITLAALSVIWAQGQALKDIDAIVAGMRRFNLSSALVTRYANSANGQAQHRATIEAATATGMMGAPWIAVGDEAFWGHDRIPYLDQWLSVGRGKGGTGRPQPVLVRPNDT
- a CDS encoding DMT family transporter yields the protein MTNSPVLRAALWMTGTLMAFSMVGVATRHLTDGGLPVFQILFLRAAVGLAILGPIVMWRGWSSVRTAQWRLHGVRNTLHFGASYAWYFGIAVLPLANVFAIEFTAPIWVALLAVLLLGERLNRGRGVAIVLGIAGMLIILRPGFESFTAASLVVLVSAFGFACAHIATKELTQNNSVLQVLFWMAAMQFPMGLGPAIAVWTPIEGYAWLWTFAVGASAVTAHFCLTRALSLADASVVVPMDFLRIPLIAIVSLFVFGEAIDGWVIFGAAVIFAGTYYSIRHEHRKVAAFAVAVPPLEQPEALDPTLPDRR